ACAGCCGCCGGGGCGGGATCACCGGGGCCCCCATCAATGACGGCTTCGCGGGGATCGACAAACCGCAGCAACGCTTCGACAATTTCGAACAGCTGACCCGGCCCGATTTCGCCTACACGCCCTATGTTCCCAAGAACGAGGTGCGGGTGAAAGTCCCGGCCTGGCTGAACGACCCGATCTACTATCACAACCGCGGCGACTCCACGTTCCGTGGCGAGAGCTCGCAACTCGGAGATTTTTCCGGGCTCGACGATCTGTTCACCGAGAACCCACGCGTGGTGAACGGCTTCATCGAGATCTTCGGCCGCTGGATCGACGATTTCGGCATCGACGGTTTCCGGATCGACACGGCCCGCCACGTCAATTCCGAGTTCTGGCAGGCTTTCGTTCCCGCGATGATCGAGCGGGCGAGAGCGCGCGGCATTCCCAATTTCCACATCTTCGGCGAGGTGTTCGATCCCGATCCCGGCATGCTTGCCCGCTTCACGAAGGTGGACCGCTACCCGGCCGTGCTCGATTTCGCCTTTCAGGCCACGGTGACCGACGTCATCGCCAAGGGCGGGCCGACCGAGCGGCTCGCCCGTCTGTTCCAGATGGATTCGCTGTACGAGGGCGGCGCCGCCGCGGCGATGCGGCTACCGACCTTCCTCGGCAATCACGACATGGGGCGTTTCGCGCATTTCGTCCGCGTGGCGAACCCGCAGGCTTCGGAAGACGAGGTCCTGAAGAGGGTCGTGCTTGGCCATGCCATGCTGCTGTTCGCGCGCGGCGTTCCGACCATTTATTATGGCGACGAGCAGGGCTTCGTCGGCGACGGCGGCGATCAGGATGCCCGTGAGGACATGTTTCCCAGCCGGGTGGCGAGCTACAACGACAACCGCCTGGTCGGCTCCGCGGCGACGACGGCAATGTCCAATTTCGATCCGAAGGCGCCGCTTTACGAGGCGATTGCCGCCATGGCGGCACTCCGCCGGGCGGAGCCGGCGCTGAGCCGCGGCGAGCAGATCGTCCGCCTCTCCAGCGATGGCCCCGGCCTGTTCGCTTTCTCACGCCGCGCCCCGTCGGGCGGCGGCGAGATCCTGGTCGTCCTCAACACCAGTTCGGCGTCGGTCGCCGGGAACGTCCCCGTCGACCCCGCCACCCGCGCATGGCAGCCGCTGCACGGCCGCTGCGCCTCCGCTGCAAGCGCGCCCGGAAGCTACCCGGTCGAGCTCGCACCTCTCGATTTCATCGTCTGCAAGGCTGCTTCCATTGACTGAGACCATCCTCGAACGCGGCGACGCGTCGATTGCCCCGCATTCCGCGCCGGACGCGTCCGAATGGTGGCGGGGCGCCGTGATCTACCAGATCTACCCGCGTAGCTTCGCCGACTCGAACGGTGATGGTGTCGGCGATCTGCCCGGGGTGACCGCACGCCTCGATCATGTCGCTTCGCTCGGTGCCGATGCCATCTGGTTGTCGCCCTTCTTCACCTCGCCGATGAAGGATTTCGGCTACGACATCGCCGATTACCGCGCGGTCGATCCAATTTTCGGGACGCTCGAAGATTTCGACCGGCTGCTCGCGCGGGCGCACGGGCTCGGGCTCAAGGTGGTGATCGATCAGGTCTATTCGCACACCTCCGACCAGCATGCATGGTTTCAGGAAAGCCGCCAGAGCCGCGACAATCCGAAAGCCGATTGGTACGTCTGGGCCGACGCGAAGCCCGACGGGTCTCCCCCGAACAACTGGCAATCGGTGTTCCACGGCCCGTGCTGGACGTGGGACGCACGGCGCGGCCAATATTATCTGCACAATTTTCTAAGCAGCCAGCCCAACCTCCATGTCCACAATCTTGAGGTTCAGGAGGCCTTGCTCGCAACCGCGAAATTCTGGCTGGATCGCGGGGTCGACGGCTTCCGTCTCGACGCGATCAACTTCTCGATGCACGATCCGGCGCTTCGCGACAATCCGCCGGTCGCCGACGGGCTTGGCCGCAAGACGCGCCCGTTCGACTATCAGCACCATTTCTACAATCAGTCGCACCCCGACGTTCCCAAATTCCTGGAGAAGTTGCGGCGGCTGATCGACTCCTACGGCGGCCGGTTCACCGTCGCCGAAGTCGGCGGCGAACAGGCCGATCGCGAGATGAAGGAGTTCACCCGCGGGCCCAACCGGCTGAACAGCGCCTACGGCTTCAACTTCCTCTACGCACAGGATCTGACCGCCGCGCTCATCCACGATTCCATGGCGTTGTGGCCGGGCGCCCAGGGCGAAGGCTGGCCAAGCTGGGCCTTTTCCAACCACGATGCGCCGCGCGTAGTCTCCCGCTGGCTCGGCGCGCGCGACCCCGGCGCATTCGCCCGCCAGGCGATGCTGCTGCTGATGTGCCTGCGCGGCAACGTCTTCCTTTATCAGGGGGAGGAATTGGGACTTCCGCAGGCGGAGGTTCCGTTCGAGCAGCTCCAGGATCCCGAAGCCATCGCCAACTGGCCCGAGACACAGGGCCGCGACGGCGCCCGCACGCCGATGCCATGGTCGGCCGAAGCGCCCCATGCAGGCTTCTCGACCGCCGAGCCCTGGCTGCCCGTCGATTCACGCCATCTGCCGCTGGCCGTCGATCGGCAGGAGCGCGATCCAACGTCTATGTTAGCGCTGACCCGCAGGCTCATCGCCCTGCGCAAGCACCAGCCGGCACTGCGCACGGGGACGATCCGGCCGGTCGACGCCCCTGCCCCCTTGCTCGCGTTCGAGCGTGGTGAAGGCAGCGCCCTTTTGCTCTGCGTGTTCAATCTCGGAGAGCAGGCGTCGGATTGGCCGCTTCCGGCCGGCTGGCAGGTGATCGAGGAGGTCGGCCACCCTCTCGCGCCTTTGTCCGGTCTGATCGCCTGTCGCGCGTGACGTCCGGGCGGCCAGAGCCGGCCCCCGGGTCAGCCGCCGCAGCTTT
The nucleotide sequence above comes from Sphingosinicella sp. BN140058. Encoded proteins:
- a CDS encoding alpha-amylase family glycosyl hydrolase, yielding MNGKGSMIVGATRALAGAALLASTAAAAAPAPAPAYRDRTPEQDLIYFVLPDRFENGDTGNDHGGIAGGRLEHGFDPAAKGFYHGGDLKGLTARLDYIAGLGATAIWLGPIYKNKPVQGGPGQESAGYHGYWITDFTQVDPHFGTAAELKTFVAAAHARGIKVYLDIITNHTADVIKYRECPKNDCAYRGLGDYPHSRRGGITGAPINDGFAGIDKPQQRFDNFEQLTRPDFAYTPYVPKNEVRVKVPAWLNDPIYYHNRGDSTFRGESSQLGDFSGLDDLFTENPRVVNGFIEIFGRWIDDFGIDGFRIDTARHVNSEFWQAFVPAMIERARARGIPNFHIFGEVFDPDPGMLARFTKVDRYPAVLDFAFQATVTDVIAKGGPTERLARLFQMDSLYEGGAAAAMRLPTFLGNHDMGRFAHFVRVANPQASEDEVLKRVVLGHAMLLFARGVPTIYYGDEQGFVGDGGDQDAREDMFPSRVASYNDNRLVGSAATTAMSNFDPKAPLYEAIAAMAALRRAEPALSRGEQIVRLSSDGPGLFAFSRRAPSGGGEILVVLNTSSASVAGNVPVDPATRAWQPLHGRCASAASAPGSYPVELAPLDFIVCKAASID
- a CDS encoding alpha-amylase family glycosyl hydrolase, which encodes MLERGDASIAPHSAPDASEWWRGAVIYQIYPRSFADSNGDGVGDLPGVTARLDHVASLGADAIWLSPFFTSPMKDFGYDIADYRAVDPIFGTLEDFDRLLARAHGLGLKVVIDQVYSHTSDQHAWFQESRQSRDNPKADWYVWADAKPDGSPPNNWQSVFHGPCWTWDARRGQYYLHNFLSSQPNLHVHNLEVQEALLATAKFWLDRGVDGFRLDAINFSMHDPALRDNPPVADGLGRKTRPFDYQHHFYNQSHPDVPKFLEKLRRLIDSYGGRFTVAEVGGEQADREMKEFTRGPNRLNSAYGFNFLYAQDLTAALIHDSMALWPGAQGEGWPSWAFSNHDAPRVVSRWLGARDPGAFARQAMLLLMCLRGNVFLYQGEELGLPQAEVPFEQLQDPEAIANWPETQGRDGARTPMPWSAEAPHAGFSTAEPWLPVDSRHLPLAVDRQERDPTSMLALTRRLIALRKHQPALRTGTIRPVDAPAPLLAFERGEGSALLLCVFNLGEQASDWPLPAGWQVIEEVGHPLAPLSGLIACRA